A genomic stretch from Mycobacterium malmoense includes:
- a CDS encoding TetR/AcrR family transcriptional regulator, producing the protein MKSEMGSQTRTHGTESITALDRTILDTARTVFETYGVRRANIEDVAARAGVSRSTIYRRFPTKDDLFEHVVRREAELFFSTLDQATTGCTPQEAVIEAFALGVRLVQDSPLYSRIVESEPELFGMFSRSHVFPIRQFADGIAHTLRRCGAEVPEPDLANIADILLRVALGIIVFPTDRLDTSDAAAVRDYAARYLVPIITHSHRF; encoded by the coding sequence ATGAAGTCCGAGATGGGCTCGCAAACGCGCACTCACGGGACCGAGTCGATCACCGCCCTCGACCGGACCATCCTGGATACCGCGCGAACCGTCTTCGAGACCTACGGCGTGCGCCGCGCGAACATCGAAGACGTCGCCGCCCGCGCCGGGGTCAGCCGCAGCACCATCTACCGACGTTTTCCGACCAAGGACGACCTGTTCGAACACGTGGTGCGCCGCGAGGCCGAACTCTTCTTCAGCACGCTCGACCAGGCCACCACCGGATGTACTCCGCAAGAGGCCGTGATCGAGGCGTTCGCGCTCGGGGTGCGCCTGGTCCAGGACTCGCCGCTGTATTCGCGGATCGTCGAAAGCGAACCCGAGCTGTTCGGCATGTTTTCGCGATCCCACGTCTTCCCGATCCGCCAATTCGCCGACGGGATCGCCCACACCCTGCGGCGCTGCGGGGCCGAGGTCCCCGAGCCGGACCTGGCCAACATCGCCGACATCCTGCTGCGCGTCGCCCTGGGCATCATCGTGTTTCCCACCGACCGGCTCGACACGTCGGACGCCGCGGCCGTCCGCGACTACGCCGCCCGCTATCTGGTCCCGATCATCACCCACTCGCACCGGTTTTAG
- a CDS encoding oxygenase MpaB family protein — protein MAAQHDQLAGPTAGARFDSGVREAVPMPTDGPAGPAADASRLGPDSLIWKFYGDHRTQFFGFQRTAGVENCIEQLAQGVLDHSVIFSDTLGRARRTAPPLMKTVYSDDPHTWGRKVRDFHKPIKGTISDGSRYHALNPELFYWAHATFVDQVIYTTDTFIRRLSRAEKERIFDEGKIWYTLYGVSDRGQPQTYDDFLAYWDEMLERFVPHKTVLYGTGYIRKGIPGPRRIPEPVWTILSAPLNAYTRLVLVGTLPPQMREVCQLDWDAKKEKRFQRFAAVMRALNPLINRLPLRFLYLPWAAEAWRRAGVDPRGLHNHAA, from the coding sequence ATGGCCGCCCAGCATGACCAGTTGGCGGGGCCAACCGCGGGAGCCCGTTTCGACAGTGGTGTTCGCGAAGCGGTGCCCATGCCCACCGATGGGCCAGCCGGGCCAGCCGCCGACGCCTCGCGGTTGGGGCCCGACTCGTTGATCTGGAAGTTCTACGGCGATCACCGCACGCAGTTCTTCGGGTTCCAGCGCACGGCGGGCGTGGAGAACTGCATCGAGCAGCTCGCCCAGGGTGTGCTCGATCACTCGGTGATTTTCAGCGATACGTTGGGACGGGCGAGGCGAACGGCGCCGCCGTTGATGAAGACCGTCTATTCCGACGACCCCCACACCTGGGGCCGCAAGGTCCGCGATTTCCACAAGCCGATCAAAGGCACCATCAGCGACGGCTCGCGGTATCACGCGCTCAATCCGGAGTTGTTCTATTGGGCGCACGCCACCTTCGTCGACCAGGTCATCTACACGACCGACACGTTCATCCGCCGGTTGTCCCGCGCGGAAAAGGAGCGGATCTTCGACGAGGGCAAGATCTGGTACACCCTCTACGGGGTCAGCGACCGCGGCCAGCCGCAGACGTATGACGATTTCCTCGCCTACTGGGACGAGATGCTCGAGCGGTTCGTCCCGCACAAGACCGTCCTGTACGGCACCGGCTACATCAGGAAGGGAATACCGGGCCCGCGCCGGATTCCCGAGCCGGTCTGGACGATCCTGTCCGCGCCGCTCAACGCCTATACCCGCCTGGTCCTGGTCGGAACGCTGCCGCCGCAGATGCGCGAGGTGTGCCAGCTGGACTGGGATGCGAAGAAGGAGAAGCGATTCCAGCGGTTCGCCGCCGTCATGCGTGCGCTGAATCCGCTCATCAACCGGCTTCCCCTTCGGTTCCTTTACCTGCCCTGGGCGGCCGAGGCGTGGCGCCGCGCGGGCGTCGACCCGCGCGGGCTGCACAACCACGCGGCTTAG
- a CDS encoding SDR family oxidoreductase, protein MGTYAISGSASGMGRETAYRLRSDGHTVIGVDVKDADIVADLSTLHGRKEAADGVLAASGGKLEGAVLAAGLGPSPGRDRPRRIAQVNYLGVVELLVAWRPALAAAERAKVVVVSSNSSTTVPAVPGRAVRALLAHDADKAVRCVRPFGPAAPTMMYAASKIAVSRWVRRHAVLPEWAGSGVRLNALAPGATMTPLLQEQLSTPRQAKAVRSFPVPVGGFGDVRHMADWMCFMLSDSADFLCGSIVFVDGGTDAYFRADDWPKAVPARRLIGYLRRFRSGSGAAQQKTDV, encoded by the coding sequence ATGGGCACCTACGCGATCAGCGGATCGGCTTCCGGAATGGGCCGCGAGACCGCGTACCGGCTGCGGAGCGACGGACACACCGTGATTGGTGTCGACGTCAAAGACGCCGACATCGTCGCCGACTTGTCGACGTTGCACGGGCGCAAAGAGGCCGCAGACGGCGTCCTGGCGGCCTCGGGCGGCAAGCTCGAGGGCGCCGTGCTGGCCGCCGGCCTGGGTCCAAGCCCGGGCAGGGATCGGCCCCGCCGGATCGCTCAGGTCAACTACCTCGGGGTCGTTGAGCTGCTCGTCGCCTGGCGACCGGCGCTGGCCGCGGCCGAACGCGCCAAGGTCGTCGTCGTTTCCAGCAACTCTTCGACGACGGTGCCCGCGGTGCCCGGGCGAGCCGTGCGGGCGTTGCTCGCGCATGACGCCGACAAGGCGGTGCGGTGCGTGCGGCCGTTCGGCCCGGCGGCGCCGACGATGATGTATGCGGCATCAAAGATCGCCGTCTCGCGGTGGGTGCGGCGGCACGCGGTGCTGCCCGAGTGGGCGGGTTCGGGGGTGCGCCTGAATGCCCTCGCGCCTGGCGCCACCATGACACCGTTGCTGCAAGAACAGCTGTCGACGCCCAGGCAGGCCAAAGCGGTTCGGTCGTTTCCGGTTCCGGTCGGCGGCTTCGGCGATGTTCGGCACATGGCCGACTGGATGTGTTTCATGCTGTCGGATTCCGCCGACTTTCTTTGCGGGAGCATAGTATTCGTCGATGGCGGGACCGACGCGTACTTTCGGGCCGACGACTGGCCGAAGGCGGTCCCGGCACGCCGGCTGATCGGCTATCTCCGCCGATTCAGGAGCGGTTCCGGCGCTGCCCAACAGAAAACCGATGTGTGA
- a CDS encoding SRPBCC family protein, translating into MADTELERIVSATRVISASADRIFELIADPARQPSWDGNNNLASSAPGQRVRRVGDVFKTTLTNGAVRENHVVEFIEGSKIAWRPAEPRKPPPGHLWRWELSPINATLTSVTHTYDWTELADATRLERARATTADMLRRSIDRLAVLAREPDGGSTG; encoded by the coding sequence ATGGCCGACACGGAACTAGAACGCATTGTGAGCGCCACCCGCGTAATCTCAGCCAGCGCCGATCGGATTTTCGAACTGATCGCCGACCCGGCCCGGCAGCCGAGCTGGGACGGCAACAACAACCTCGCGTCATCCGCTCCGGGGCAGCGCGTGCGCCGGGTCGGCGACGTGTTCAAGACGACGCTGACCAACGGTGCCGTGCGGGAGAACCACGTCGTGGAGTTCATCGAGGGCAGCAAGATCGCCTGGCGTCCGGCAGAGCCGAGAAAGCCACCGCCCGGCCACCTCTGGCGCTGGGAGCTCAGCCCGATCAACGCGACGCTCACCAGCGTGACCCACACCTACGACTGGACGGAGCTGGCTGACGCCACGCGCCTTGAGCGCGCCCGCGCGACGACGGCCGACATGTTGCGCCGGTCGATTGACCGGCTCGCCGTGCTCGCGCGGGAACCCGACGGCGGAAGTACCGGTTAA
- a CDS encoding DUF2127 domain-containing protein has product MHKDRGINRWELVTCAFGGHVTYAPDDEALADRLNGKTRLGEVWRCLRCGEFTLGKPHAHGHAEDAPMIMRGKALRQAFIIRALAVERLLRAVAIALAAYAVWKFRGTRGAIQATLDRDLPIFRAAGFKVDQMTVVHELEKALATKPSTLTLLTLMLAAYALLEVVEGVGLWLLKRWGEYFAVVATSVFLPLEIYDLTKGITMTRLVTFTINMAAVVYLLISKRLFGLRGGRKAYDEERRGEQLLDVERAAMTT; this is encoded by the coding sequence ATGCACAAAGATCGCGGCATCAACCGGTGGGAGTTGGTCACCTGCGCGTTCGGGGGCCACGTCACCTATGCGCCGGACGACGAGGCACTGGCTGACCGCCTCAACGGCAAAACCCGGCTGGGCGAAGTTTGGCGCTGCCTGCGCTGCGGAGAGTTCACCCTCGGCAAACCACACGCCCATGGCCACGCCGAAGACGCGCCGATGATCATGCGCGGCAAGGCGTTACGCCAGGCGTTCATCATCCGCGCCCTCGCGGTCGAACGCTTGCTCCGAGCGGTGGCGATCGCACTCGCGGCGTACGCGGTGTGGAAATTCCGAGGCACGCGGGGTGCCATCCAGGCCACCCTCGATCGCGACCTGCCGATCTTTCGAGCCGCCGGATTCAAGGTCGATCAAATGACGGTGGTGCACGAGCTGGAAAAGGCGCTGGCCACCAAGCCGTCGACGCTGACCCTGCTGACCTTGATGCTGGCGGCCTATGCGCTGCTGGAGGTGGTCGAGGGCGTCGGCTTGTGGTTGCTGAAGCGCTGGGGTGAGTACTTCGCGGTGGTGGCCACCTCGGTCTTCCTGCCGCTAGAGATCTACGACCTGACCAAGGGCATCACGATGACCCGCTTGGTCACCTTCACGATCAATATGGCCGCGGTGGTCTACCTACTGATCTCCAAACGGCTGTTCGGTCTGCGGGGCGGCCGCAAGGCCTACGACGAGGAGCGACGAGGCGAGCAGCTTCTCGATGTCGAGCGGGCCGCCATGACGACCTGA
- a CDS encoding adenylate/guanylate cyclase domain-containing protein, with protein MAGWAAAPRTRYASCGEIDIAYQVFGDGPIDLLVLPGPLIPIDCVDSEPSMYRFHRRLASFCRVVRFDQRGIGLSSRIPSLDMIGPECWAKDAIGVMDAVGCERATIFAPGFTSLAAVVLAADYPDRVNSLVIVNGAARTLRAPDYPIGTDVGAADPYTTIGIEPDAVEQGFDILSIIAPSVAGNGAFRAWWDMAGNRAASPSMARAFIKKIREADVRDRLERVTVPTLIVHRDNPSFSPVAHAQYLAERIAGSHLVELPGEDVLYWVGDTAPMLDEIEEFITGVRGVADTERLLTTIVFTDIVGSTERAAELGDDRWRDLLDNHDTIVRHELQRFGGHEVNTAGDGFVATFSSPSAAIACADAIVDAVRVLGIEVRVGIHAGEVEVRGASKSDVAGMTVHIGARVTALAGPSEVLVSSTVREIVTGSRHRFAERGESALKGVPGHWRLYALVREHTVVRR; from the coding sequence GTGGCTGGATGGGCTGCGGCTCCGCGGACCCGGTACGCCAGTTGCGGCGAGATCGACATCGCCTACCAGGTCTTCGGCGATGGCCCGATCGACCTGCTCGTGCTGCCCGGGCCCTTGATCCCGATCGACTGCGTCGACAGCGAGCCGTCGATGTACCGCTTCCATCGGCGCCTGGCGTCGTTTTGCCGGGTAGTCCGGTTCGACCAGCGCGGGATCGGCCTGTCGTCGCGCATTCCCTCGCTGGACATGATCGGACCGGAATGTTGGGCGAAGGACGCGATCGGGGTCATGGACGCGGTGGGATGCGAGCGGGCAACGATCTTCGCCCCCGGGTTCACGTCGTTGGCCGCAGTCGTCCTCGCGGCCGATTACCCGGACCGGGTGAACAGCCTGGTGATCGTCAACGGCGCGGCGCGGACGCTCCGCGCTCCCGACTACCCGATCGGCACGGACGTGGGCGCCGCCGATCCCTACACGACGATCGGCATCGAGCCGGATGCCGTCGAGCAGGGCTTCGACATCCTCAGCATCATCGCTCCCTCCGTGGCGGGCAATGGCGCATTCCGCGCCTGGTGGGACATGGCCGGCAACCGGGCCGCGTCTCCCAGCATGGCGCGTGCGTTCATCAAGAAGATCAGGGAGGCCGACGTCCGCGACAGGCTCGAACGCGTCACCGTGCCGACCCTGATCGTGCATCGCGACAATCCGAGCTTCAGCCCCGTCGCGCACGCTCAGTACCTTGCCGAGCGCATCGCGGGCTCACACCTGGTCGAACTGCCGGGCGAGGACGTGCTGTATTGGGTGGGCGACACCGCACCGATGCTCGACGAGATCGAGGAGTTCATCACCGGCGTCCGCGGCGTCGCCGACACCGAGCGCCTGCTGACCACGATCGTGTTCACCGACATCGTGGGATCCACCGAGCGCGCCGCCGAGCTCGGCGACGATCGGTGGCGTGACCTGTTGGACAACCACGACACCATCGTGCGTCACGAGCTGCAGCGATTCGGGGGGCATGAAGTCAACACCGCCGGTGACGGGTTCGTGGCCACCTTCAGCAGCCCGAGTGCCGCGATCGCCTGCGCGGACGCCATCGTGGACGCGGTTCGGGTGCTCGGCATCGAGGTGCGGGTGGGCATTCACGCCGGCGAAGTCGAGGTGCGCGGCGCCTCGAAAAGTGACGTCGCCGGGATGACGGTGCACATCGGTGCGCGCGTGACGGCGCTGGCCGGGCCGAGCGAGGTGCTGGTGTCCTCGACGGTGCGTGAAATCGTCACCGGATCGCGGCACAGGTTCGCCGAACGTGGCGAGAGCGCGCTCAAGGGCGTACCGGGCCACTGGCGCCTGTATGCCCTGGTCCGCGAGCACACCGTCGTCAGGCGGTAA
- a CDS encoding AMP-binding protein — protein MGDFSLLDVPRSVPVDDPEAYLSAAIAWHFGEDTGCPFWLRTARTLSFNPLADVKTFADLRMFPNLVNELRSVPVEDLIPRGYRSQGSRAPLPQIFESGGTTGAPKRTVQLPDWIAQVVQWQTEDFATGGFVPGRGFLCLMPSGPHGVGYFSRLVSERLGAVFHAIDIDPRWVKKAAARNAAAEVAAYVDHVVEQAVFVLETQDVANLHTTPPLLAAIARNDDVVDLVNDKIRYLLLSGAHVDADTLDLLRETFPNTTITMAFGSTMVLSQAVTRTTDGDAFVFDPRIPYVVFWVVDPDTGEQVPYGQRGQVVMNHISKGMFIPNNLERDLAIRMPGPVARLSDSVSEVRPVTTFEGEAVIEGVY, from the coding sequence ATGGGCGATTTTTCGCTGTTGGACGTCCCCAGGTCGGTGCCGGTCGACGACCCCGAGGCCTACTTGAGCGCGGCGATCGCCTGGCACTTCGGTGAGGACACCGGTTGCCCGTTCTGGTTGCGGACCGCTCGGACGCTGAGCTTCAATCCGTTGGCCGACGTCAAAACGTTCGCCGATCTGCGGATGTTTCCCAACCTCGTCAACGAACTGCGCAGCGTACCGGTGGAGGACCTGATTCCACGGGGGTACCGGTCTCAGGGATCCCGGGCGCCGCTGCCCCAGATATTCGAATCCGGCGGTACCACCGGCGCTCCGAAACGGACGGTGCAGCTGCCGGATTGGATCGCCCAGGTTGTCCAATGGCAAACCGAGGACTTCGCCACGGGTGGCTTTGTGCCGGGCCGCGGCTTCCTGTGCCTGATGCCGAGCGGCCCGCACGGCGTTGGCTACTTCTCCCGCCTGGTCTCCGAGCGGTTGGGCGCGGTGTTCCACGCGATCGACATCGACCCTCGCTGGGTGAAGAAGGCCGCCGCCCGCAACGCGGCCGCCGAGGTGGCCGCCTATGTCGACCATGTCGTCGAGCAGGCCGTGTTCGTGCTGGAGACGCAGGACGTCGCGAATCTGCACACCACGCCGCCACTGCTCGCGGCCATTGCCCGCAACGACGACGTGGTGGACTTGGTCAACGACAAGATCCGCTACCTGCTGCTCAGCGGTGCGCATGTGGATGCCGACACGCTGGACCTGCTGCGGGAGACCTTTCCGAACACGACGATCACCATGGCCTTCGGCAGCACCATGGTTCTTTCGCAAGCGGTCACCCGGACCACCGACGGCGACGCGTTTGTCTTCGACCCGCGGATACCCTACGTCGTGTTCTGGGTGGTCGATCCCGACACCGGAGAACAGGTGCCGTACGGGCAGCGGGGCCAGGTGGTGATGAACCACATCAGCAAGGGAATGTTCATACCGAACAACCTGGAGCGCGATCTGGCGATCCGGATGCCCGGGCCGGTGGCGCGGCTCAGCGACTCGGTCAGCGAGGTGCGGCCGGTGACCACCTTCGAGGGCGAGGCCGTCATCGAAGGCGTGTACTGA
- a CDS encoding CGNR zinc finger domain-containing protein, translating into MKRCRNHRCASTFYDRSKNNSGVWHSVKTCGNAANLRASRARRRERDHPREPAM; encoded by the coding sequence ATCAAGCGCTGCCGTAACCACCGTTGCGCGTCAACGTTTTACGACCGTTCGAAGAACAACAGCGGGGTGTGGCACAGCGTGAAGACGTGCGGTAACGCCGCGAACCTGCGCGCTTCCCGGGCTCGCCGGCGCGAACGCGACCACCCGCGCGAACCGGCCATGTAA
- a CDS encoding class I SAM-dependent methyltransferase: MTDVHISLPPALRRALDLLADPPADPDVSKGYLDLLSTGSTEEAVPKNTGPIQAAWASPIGSMLYDNAQALSRRLISAWQLPIEWLNIPPGGVALDVGSGPGNVTASLARAAGPDGLALGVDISEPMLQRAVRNEAGPQVGFIKADAQRLPLRDNTVDAVISTAVLQLIPNPTAALAEMARVLRPGGRLAIMVPTVGRAARIWQKLPNVGAHVFDDDEIGDILEDNGFVSVRVKNHGTFQWVRGKKG, from the coding sequence GTGACCGACGTGCACATTTCGCTTCCCCCCGCGTTGCGCCGAGCGTTGGATCTGCTTGCCGATCCGCCGGCGGATCCGGACGTGAGCAAGGGTTATCTCGACTTGCTGAGCACCGGATCGACCGAGGAAGCCGTCCCGAAAAACACCGGCCCGATACAGGCGGCGTGGGCATCACCGATCGGGTCGATGCTCTACGACAACGCGCAAGCCCTGTCGCGCCGGCTGATCAGCGCGTGGCAACTGCCCATCGAGTGGTTGAACATCCCGCCGGGAGGAGTAGCCCTGGACGTCGGTTCGGGTCCGGGGAACGTCACCGCGTCGCTGGCACGCGCGGCCGGTCCGGATGGGCTGGCCCTGGGCGTCGACATCTCCGAGCCCATGCTGCAACGCGCCGTCCGCAATGAAGCGGGACCACAAGTCGGTTTCATAAAGGCCGACGCACAACGACTTCCATTGCGCGACAACACTGTTGACGCGGTGATCTCCACGGCCGTGCTGCAGCTGATTCCGAATCCGACGGCCGCGCTCGCCGAGATGGCACGGGTGCTGCGACCCGGCGGAAGGCTGGCCATCATGGTCCCCACCGTCGGGCGTGCCGCCCGGATTTGGCAAAAGCTGCCCAATGTCGGGGCGCATGTGTTCGACGATGACGAAATCGGCGACATCCTGGAAGACAACGGATTCGTCAGCGTGCGGGTCAAGAACCACGGCACGTTCCAATGGGTACGCGGCAAAAAGGGCTAG
- a CDS encoding amidohydrolase family protein: protein MRYIALEEAFFIPELAERQPTSAHRELMRRMKPASGERYERRLPDFTEFRLPEMDDAGIDIQVLSLTAPGLQVDIDAERARANARFSNDYLAKVIAQHPDRFRGFAALPLQDPAAAVAELERAVSQDGLCGALVNDCVGGPGGRYLDAPEYDELWSAIESLGVPLYLHPGTPPADHWRVIDGRPELYGATWSWAAEVGGHALRILFGGVFDRHPGATLILGHLGEFLPFQRSRLDSRYATVAIEATTAPLQRPPSAYLGTNIVFTNSGVFSPAVMLGAVLEVGADAIMFSVDYPYESSYEAVDGFERTTLSAADREKIAHGNAERLLHIG, encoded by the coding sequence ATGCGCTATATCGCCCTGGAGGAAGCGTTTTTCATTCCCGAGTTGGCCGAGCGACAGCCCACGTCGGCCCACCGAGAATTGATGCGGCGGATGAAGCCCGCATCCGGCGAGCGGTACGAGCGCCGGCTGCCCGATTTCACCGAATTCCGGCTGCCGGAGATGGACGACGCCGGCATCGACATCCAGGTGTTGTCCCTAACAGCCCCGGGTCTGCAGGTCGACATCGACGCCGAGCGGGCCCGCGCCAACGCGCGGTTCTCCAACGACTACCTGGCGAAAGTCATTGCCCAACATCCCGATCGGTTCCGCGGGTTCGCCGCCTTGCCGCTGCAGGACCCGGCGGCCGCCGTCGCGGAACTGGAGCGGGCCGTCAGCCAGGACGGATTGTGCGGGGCGCTGGTCAACGACTGCGTCGGCGGCCCGGGCGGCCGCTATTTGGACGCACCCGAATACGACGAGCTGTGGTCGGCGATCGAATCCCTTGGCGTGCCGCTGTATTTGCATCCCGGGACACCACCGGCCGACCACTGGCGGGTCATCGATGGCCGTCCGGAGCTGTACGGGGCCACCTGGAGTTGGGCGGCCGAGGTCGGCGGGCATGCGCTGCGGATCCTGTTCGGCGGCGTGTTCGACCGGCACCCGGGAGCGACGCTGATCCTGGGGCACTTGGGTGAGTTCTTGCCGTTCCAGCGCAGCCGACTGGACTCCCGCTACGCCACCGTGGCGATAGAGGCGACGACCGCTCCGCTGCAGCGCCCGCCTTCGGCGTACCTCGGCACCAACATCGTCTTCACCAACAGCGGAGTGTTCTCCCCGGCCGTCATGCTCGGAGCGGTGCTGGAGGTCGGCGCCGACGCGATCATGTTTTCCGTCGACTATCCCTACGAATCCTCCTACGAGGCGGTCGACGGATTCGAGCGGACGACGCTGAGCGCCGCCGACCGGGAGAAGATCGCGCACGGCAACGCCGAGCGCCTGCTGCACATCGGCTAA